In Streptosporangium album, the following are encoded in one genomic region:
- a CDS encoding TioE family transcriptional regulator — protein sequence MRPVDLAREHGLSTQAIRNYEDAGILPAAERTVHGYRTYTPLHAQALRAFLALVPGHGHQTATSIMQAVNRGATEDALRLIDESHGQLLDDRRTLQAVEAALRDLAPAPQERGDTFIGPLARRLGIRPATLRKWENAGLVRPRRDPQTGYRIYSAADVRDVRLAHQLRRGGYLLEQIAPLIAQVRSAGGVAPLESTLRDWQARLSARGRAMLKGAADLDAYLRAREP from the coding sequence ATGAGGCCAGTGGACCTGGCGCGCGAGCACGGCCTGTCCACCCAGGCGATCAGGAACTACGAGGACGCCGGCATCCTGCCCGCCGCCGAACGCACCGTCCACGGCTATCGCACCTATACGCCGCTGCACGCGCAAGCCCTGCGCGCGTTCCTCGCCCTCGTGCCCGGGCACGGTCACCAGACGGCCACGTCGATCATGCAGGCGGTCAACCGGGGCGCCACCGAGGACGCGCTGCGGCTCATCGACGAGAGCCACGGCCAACTCCTCGACGACCGCCGCACCCTCCAGGCCGTCGAAGCCGCGCTCCGCGATCTGGCGCCCGCGCCGCAGGAGCGCGGCGACACGTTCATCGGCCCGCTGGCCAGGAGACTCGGCATCCGCCCTGCCACCCTGCGCAAATGGGAGAACGCCGGGCTGGTCCGGCCGCGCCGCGATCCGCAGACGGGCTACCGGATCTACAGCGCGGCCGACGTACGGGACGTCCGGCTGGCCCACCAGCTCAGGCGGGGCGGCTACCTGCTGGAGCAGATCGCCCCGCTGATCGCTCAGGTCCGCTCCGCCGGAGGCGTCGCCCCGCTGGAGTCGACCCTGCGCGACTGGCAGGCCCGCCTGTCCGCCCGGGGCCGCGCCATGCTCAAGGGCGCCGCCGACCTGGACGCGTACCTCCGCGCCCGCGAACCCTGA
- a CDS encoding erythromycin esterase family protein, producing MDIKDTARPLDGAGVSAFLRSLPAKPLLLGLGEARHFVGELGELRNEIFRHLVEHEGYRSFAIESDCLRGLVVDDYITTGAGTLDDVMERGFSHGFGASPANRELVRWMRTYNEEHDEKLRFFGFDGPLEYWAESPRQALTALYALLDGPLPCTMETLDALLGPDDRWSNEATAMDPSQSIGQSADAQRLRLLADDLVALLDTQVPRLSAEDREQAALYGRTAVGLLRYHYWLADASPERWTRLSALRDAMMAANLRAVAEQGPALVFASNLHLQRNKSLMPFGDQTLEWWSAGAIAETHLGDRYAFLASALGTVGDDIPSPDTVEGLLSTLPWDHSLIDARRLAEAVTKPAPRISHDFAYFPLDPAQLDMIDGIVFLKQAVRLKKLG from the coding sequence ATGGATATCAAGGACACGGCCCGGCCGCTCGATGGCGCGGGCGTCTCGGCGTTCCTCCGGTCGCTTCCCGCCAAGCCCCTGCTGCTCGGCCTTGGCGAGGCCAGGCACTTCGTGGGGGAGCTGGGCGAGTTGCGCAACGAGATCTTCCGGCATCTGGTCGAGCATGAGGGCTACCGGTCCTTCGCCATCGAGAGCGACTGCCTCAGGGGCCTCGTGGTGGACGACTACATCACGACGGGCGCGGGCACGCTCGATGACGTCATGGAGCGCGGCTTCAGCCACGGCTTCGGCGCGTCCCCGGCCAACCGCGAGCTCGTGCGCTGGATGCGCACGTACAACGAGGAGCATGACGAAAAGCTCCGGTTCTTCGGCTTCGACGGCCCGCTGGAGTATTGGGCCGAGAGCCCGCGCCAGGCGCTCACCGCCCTCTACGCCCTCCTCGACGGCCCCCTTCCCTGCACCATGGAAACCCTCGACGCGCTGCTCGGCCCGGACGACCGGTGGTCGAACGAGGCCACGGCCATGGATCCGTCCCAGTCGATCGGCCAGTCCGCCGACGCCCAGCGGCTGCGCCTGCTCGCCGACGACCTGGTGGCGCTGCTCGACACGCAGGTGCCGCGGCTGAGCGCGGAGGACAGGGAACAGGCGGCACTGTACGGACGCACCGCCGTCGGCCTGCTCCGCTACCACTACTGGCTGGCCGACGCCTCCCCGGAACGGTGGACCCGGCTGTCGGCCCTGCGGGACGCGATGATGGCCGCCAACCTGCGTGCCGTCGCCGAGCAAGGCCCGGCCCTGGTTTTCGCCAGCAACCTTCACCTGCAGCGGAACAAGAGCCTCATGCCGTTCGGCGACCAGACGCTGGAGTGGTGGAGCGCGGGGGCGATCGCCGAAACGCACCTGGGCGACCGGTACGCCTTTCTGGCCTCGGCCCTCGGCACGGTCGGCGACGACATTCCGTCCCCGGACACCGTCGAGGGCCTCCTGTCCACGCTCCCGTGGGACCACTCTCTCATCGACGCCCGCCGCCTGGCCGAGGCCGTCACGAAGCCCGCCCCGCGCATCTCCCACGATTTCGCCTATTTCCCGCTGGACCCGGCCCAGCTCGACATGATCGACGGCATCGTCTTCCTCAAGCAGGCTGTCAGGCTGAAAAAGCTGGGTTGA